In Diospyros lotus cultivar Yz01 unplaced genomic scaffold, ASM1463336v1 tig00011203, whole genome shotgun sequence, the following proteins share a genomic window:
- the LOC127793506 gene encoding probable xyloglucan glycosyltransferase 6 isoform X2 yields the protein MVLGCFWIKIRGLKPVAQMEYTQDLENVHLEDYPMVLVQIPMCNEKEVYQQSIASVCIQDWPRERMLVQVLDDSNDLDVQALIKAEVQKWQQRGVRILYRHRLIRTGYKAGNLKSAMSCDYVKDYEFVAIFDADFQPTPDFLKKTIPCFKGNDDLALVQTRWAFVNKDENLLTRLQNINLSFHFEVEQQVNGLFINFFGFNGTAGVWRTKALEDCGGWLDRTTVEDMDVAVRAHLCGWKFIYLNDVKCLCELPESYEAYKKQQYRWHSGPMQLFRLCFMDIIRSKMSLAKKANMIFLFFLLRKLVLPFYSFTLFCIILPLSMFLPEAQLPAWVVCYVPGIMSMLNILPAPRSFPFIVPYLLFENTMSVTKFNAMVSGLFKFGNSYEWIVTKKLGRSSEADLIAMMETESEPLVESTSLQRSSSESGLAELNKLQMTKKSGKTRRNRLYKTELALAFILLSASVRSLLSAQGIHFYFLLFQGIAFLAVGLDLIGEQVG from the exons ATGGTGCTTGGATGTTTCTGGATCAAAATTCGAGGATTGAAGCCCGTTGCGCAAATGGAGTATACGCAGGATTTGGAGAACGTGCATTTGGAGGATTATCCAATGGTGTTGGTGCAGATCCCGATGTGTAATGAGAAGGAG GTTTACCAACAGTCAATTGCATCAGTGTGCATCCAGGACTGGCCAAGGGAGAGAATGCTCGTACAAGTTTTGGATGATTCTAATGATTTGGATGTTCAGGCGCTCATCAAGGCAGAGGTACAGAAATGGCAACAGAGGGGAGTGCGGATATTATATAGACATCGTCTTATACGAACAGGCTATAAGGCAGGGAATCTAAAATCAGCAATGAGTTGTGACTATGTCAAAGATTATGAGTTTGTGGCAAtctttgatgcagattttcaACCAACACCAGATTTCTTGAAGAAAACTATTCCATGTTTTAAG GGAAATGATGATCTAGCTTTGGTTCAAACAAGGTGGGCTTTTGTTAATAAGGATGAGAACTTGCTTACAAGATTGCAGAACATAAACTTGTCATTCCACTTTGAGGTTGAACAACAAGTCAATGGATTGTTCATCAACTTCTTTGGTTTCAATGGAACTGCTGGTGTATGGAGAACAAAGGCTCTTGAGGACTGTGGTGGATGGTTAGACCGAACTACAGTTGAAGACATGGATGTTGCTGTCCGTGCTCACCTTTGTGGATGGAAGTTTATATATCTGAATGATGTTAAG TGCCTTTGTGAACTGCCGGAGTCTTATGAGGCATACAAGAAGCAGCAATACCGCTGGCATTCAGGTCCAATGCAATTATTCCGTTTGTGCTTCATGGACATAATCCGATCTAAG ATGAGTTTGGCCAAGAAAGCCAATatgatatttcttttcttcctcctgCGGAAGCTTGTCCTGCCCTTCTATTCATTCACCCTCTTCTGCATTATTCTTCCTCTGAGTATGTTCCTGCCCGAAGCTCAGTTACCTGCTTGGGTGGTTTGTTATGTCCCGGGGATCATGTCTATGTTGAATATCCTCCCAGCACCACGGTCATTCCCATTCATTGTGCCATACCTTCTATTTGAGAATACCATGTCTGTAACGAAATTTAATGCCATGGTATCAGGGCTGTTCAAATTTGGAAATTCTTATGAGTGGATAGTTACTAAGAAACTAGGTAGATCATCTGAAGCTGATTTAATTGCAATGATGGAAACCGAATCTGAGCCTCTGGTGGAAAGTACAAGTCTCCAAAGGTCCTCTTCAGAATCAGGTCTTGCCGAGCTTAATAAATTACAGATGACCAAAAAATCTGGGAAGACTAGGCGTAACCGTTTGTACAAGACGGAACTTGCTCTAGCATTTATATTGTTAAGTGCCTCAGTGAGAAGCTTGCTGTCTGCCCAAGGCATTCATTTCTACTTCCTACTGTTTCAAGGGATCGCATTTCTGGCTGTTGGTCTTGATCTGATTGGAGAGCAGGTCGGTTGA
- the LOC127793506 gene encoding probable xyloglucan glycosyltransferase 6 isoform X1, with protein MSRPPNYEFQEWWNKQREDPNHHLFLLDQSIDHNPHHRLILDIRGADPLVVDKDHRARTVRQLSWVCLLRFHQFAHYFAYFSHAFLSLLRTANRRLTSSVTPSETPSPRLYRPIKAFLALVLLLLLLELVAYFKGWHFTPPTVRSSSAELVDLVEIVYANWLQVRTNYLAPVLQTLTNVCVVLFLVQSLDRVLMVLGCFWIKIRGLKPVAQMEYTQDLENVHLEDYPMVLVQIPMCNEKEVYQQSIASVCIQDWPRERMLVQVLDDSNDLDVQALIKAEVQKWQQRGVRILYRHRLIRTGYKAGNLKSAMSCDYVKDYEFVAIFDADFQPTPDFLKKTIPCFKGNDDLALVQTRWAFVNKDENLLTRLQNINLSFHFEVEQQVNGLFINFFGFNGTAGVWRTKALEDCGGWLDRTTVEDMDVAVRAHLCGWKFIYLNDVKCLCELPESYEAYKKQQYRWHSGPMQLFRLCFMDIIRSKMSLAKKANMIFLFFLLRKLVLPFYSFTLFCIILPLSMFLPEAQLPAWVVCYVPGIMSMLNILPAPRSFPFIVPYLLFENTMSVTKFNAMVSGLFKFGNSYEWIVTKKLGRSSEADLIAMMETESEPLVESTSLQRSSSESGLAELNKLQMTKKSGKTRRNRLYKTELALAFILLSASVRSLLSAQGIHFYFLLFQGIAFLAVGLDLIGEQVG; from the exons ATGTCTCGCCCTCCAAACTATGAATTTCAGGAATGGTGGAACAAGCAGAGAGAGGACCCCAACCACCACCTTTTCCTCCTCGACCAATCTATTGATCATAACCCTCACCACCGCCTTATCCTCGACATCCGCGGCGCCGATCCCCTCGTCGTCGACAAGGACCACCGCGCTCGCACCGTCCGCCAACtctcttgggtctgcctcttgCGCTTCCACCAATTCGCCCATTACTTCGCCTACTTCTCCCATGCCTTCCTCTCCCTCCTCCGAACCGCCAACCGTCGCCTCACCTCCTCCGTCACCCCCTCCGAGACCCCCTCCCCTCGCCTCTACCGCCCTATCAAGGCCTTCTTGGCCCTAGTCCTTCTCCTCCTGCTGCTCGAGCTCGTTGCTTACTTCAAGGGCTGGCATTTTACTCCGCCCACTGTCAGGTCTTCTTCCGCCGAGCTCGTGGATCTTGTCGAGATTGTTTACGCCAATTGGCTCCAGGTCAGGACTAACTATTTGGCCCCGGTGCTGCAGACTTTGACCAATGTCTGCGTTGTCCTATTCTTGGTTCAATCGCTGGATCGAGTGCTAATGGTGCTTGGATGTTTCTGGATCAAAATTCGAGGATTGAAGCCCGTTGCGCAAATGGAGTATACGCAGGATTTGGAGAACGTGCATTTGGAGGATTATCCAATGGTGTTGGTGCAGATCCCGATGTGTAATGAGAAGGAG GTTTACCAACAGTCAATTGCATCAGTGTGCATCCAGGACTGGCCAAGGGAGAGAATGCTCGTACAAGTTTTGGATGATTCTAATGATTTGGATGTTCAGGCGCTCATCAAGGCAGAGGTACAGAAATGGCAACAGAGGGGAGTGCGGATATTATATAGACATCGTCTTATACGAACAGGCTATAAGGCAGGGAATCTAAAATCAGCAATGAGTTGTGACTATGTCAAAGATTATGAGTTTGTGGCAAtctttgatgcagattttcaACCAACACCAGATTTCTTGAAGAAAACTATTCCATGTTTTAAG GGAAATGATGATCTAGCTTTGGTTCAAACAAGGTGGGCTTTTGTTAATAAGGATGAGAACTTGCTTACAAGATTGCAGAACATAAACTTGTCATTCCACTTTGAGGTTGAACAACAAGTCAATGGATTGTTCATCAACTTCTTTGGTTTCAATGGAACTGCTGGTGTATGGAGAACAAAGGCTCTTGAGGACTGTGGTGGATGGTTAGACCGAACTACAGTTGAAGACATGGATGTTGCTGTCCGTGCTCACCTTTGTGGATGGAAGTTTATATATCTGAATGATGTTAAG TGCCTTTGTGAACTGCCGGAGTCTTATGAGGCATACAAGAAGCAGCAATACCGCTGGCATTCAGGTCCAATGCAATTATTCCGTTTGTGCTTCATGGACATAATCCGATCTAAG ATGAGTTTGGCCAAGAAAGCCAATatgatatttcttttcttcctcctgCGGAAGCTTGTCCTGCCCTTCTATTCATTCACCCTCTTCTGCATTATTCTTCCTCTGAGTATGTTCCTGCCCGAAGCTCAGTTACCTGCTTGGGTGGTTTGTTATGTCCCGGGGATCATGTCTATGTTGAATATCCTCCCAGCACCACGGTCATTCCCATTCATTGTGCCATACCTTCTATTTGAGAATACCATGTCTGTAACGAAATTTAATGCCATGGTATCAGGGCTGTTCAAATTTGGAAATTCTTATGAGTGGATAGTTACTAAGAAACTAGGTAGATCATCTGAAGCTGATTTAATTGCAATGATGGAAACCGAATCTGAGCCTCTGGTGGAAAGTACAAGTCTCCAAAGGTCCTCTTCAGAATCAGGTCTTGCCGAGCTTAATAAATTACAGATGACCAAAAAATCTGGGAAGACTAGGCGTAACCGTTTGTACAAGACGGAACTTGCTCTAGCATTTATATTGTTAAGTGCCTCAGTGAGAAGCTTGCTGTCTGCCCAAGGCATTCATTTCTACTTCCTACTGTTTCAAGGGATCGCATTTCTGGCTGTTGGTCTTGATCTGATTGGAGAGCAGGTCGGTTGA
- the LOC127793505 gene encoding transcription factor bHLH62-like produces MEKGYFINDGIPFPPPFHMEPAPTTAIIPTWDSAPHLNCSSGQSSAASFFNNSCNWDDKSRHHFDSTLSPMVSSTPASTNSLAIRELIGKLGDICNYADISPPPPPLLANNSRLSSPSKQLHLPPIMDPSCAFLKENLGNPMSPNLPALSGDPGFAERAAKFSSLGSNSFNGRMTQLGLNNNNNNNTELQYRSSPPLGSAKLARVSSSPSLRASGSPMATQQNKTFAQTQTEMFRSTNCSDTKFGGKLADEFPSSSNQGSPVSQQNANGETGLTTPSDSNHRKRKAVSRGKSKEIATAQRTNDAKVAGTEDNPNSKRCKSTGGNRNENGCGNTEEETKGLADGAGDKDQNQVNANPRAPEPPKDYIHVRARRGQATDSHSLAERVRREKISERMKLLQDLVPGCNKVTGKALMLDEIINYVQSLQRQVEFLSMKLASVNPRLDYNLDSLFLKDVFQTPPPPPPHPIKSSPFFGQQQSQEIPQARTNGALTQSSVNPINTPIGRNICTQLPLAEEFGQFPALCEDDLQSIVQMGFGQNGNLDI; encoded by the exons ATGGAGAAAGGCTACTTCATCAATGATGGCATTCCATTTCCACCCCCATTCCACATGGAGCCTGCGCCTACTACTGCTATAATTCCCACTTGGGACTCAGCCCCGCACCTGAATTGCTCGTCGGGCCAATCCTCTGCCGCTTCTTTCTTCAACAACAGCTGCAACTGGGACGACAAATCACGGCACCACTTCGACTCTACCCTCAGCCCCATGGTCTCCTCTACCCCAGCTTCCACTAACAGCTTAGCAATCCGGGAGCTAATTGGAAAGCTCGGCGACATTTGCAACTACGCCGACATCTCTCCTCCTCCCCCTCCCTTGCTGGCCAACAATTCGCGTTTGAGTTCACCCTCTAAGCAGCTACATTTGCCCCCGATTATGGACCCTTCTTGCGCTTTTCTGAAAGAAAACTTGGGCAATCCGATGTCCCCCAATCTGCCAGCACTTTCAGGCGATCCCGGGTTTGCCGAGAGGGCAGCCAAGTTCTCCTCCCTCGGAAGCAACAGTTTCAATGGCCGCATGACCCAATTGGGattgaacaacaacaacaacaacaacactgAATTGCAATACAGATCTAGTCCACCCCTGGGCAGCGCCAAGCTGGCTAGAGTTTCAAGTAGTCCTTCTCTCAGGGCATCCGGATCTCCGATGGCTACTCAACAAAACAAGACTTTTGCACAGACCCAAACGGAAATGTTCCGGTCAACTAATTGTTCAGACACAAAATTCGGTGGTAAATTAGCCGATGAATTCCCCAGCAGTTCCAATCAGGGGTCCCCTGTTTCTCAGCAAAACGCAAACGGTGAAACCGGGTTAACAACTCCAAGTGATTCGAATCACAGGAAGAGGAAAGCAGTTTCCAGAGGAAAATCCAAGGAGATTGCTACAGCCCAGCGTACTAATGACGCAAAG GTAGCAGGGACAGAAGATAACCCGAATTCAAAGCGATGCAAATCTACTGGAGGTAATAGGAACGAAAATGGCTGTGGAAATACAgaggaagaaacgaaagggttgGCTGACGGAGCAGGGGATAAGGATCAAAATCAAGTAAATGCAAACCCAAGGGCTCCTGAGCCTCCAAAGGACTACATTCATGTCAGAGCAAGAAGGGGCCAGGCTACCGATAGCCATAGCCTTGCAGAAAGA GTTAGACGGGAGAAGATCAGTGAACGAATGAAGCTTCTCCAAGATCTTGTTCCAGGATGCAACAAG GTGACTGGAAAAGCACTTATGCTTGATGAAATAATAAACTACGTGCAATCATTGCAGCGTCAAGTTGAG TTTCTATCAATGAAGTTAGCTTCCGTGAATCCAAGATTGGATTATAACTTGGACAGTCTTTTCTTGAAGGAT GTATTTCAgacccctcctcctcctcctcctcatccaATAAAATCATCTCCTTTCTTTGGACAACAGCAGAGCCAGGAAATTCCACAAGCTCGCACCAATGGGGCATTGACACAATCCTCGGTGAACCCTATAAACACCCCTATAGGCCGAAACATTTGCACTCAATTACCTCTGGCTGAAGAATTTGGCCAG TTTCCAGCTTTGTGTGAAGACGACCTGCAAAGCATTGTTCAGATGGGGTTTGGCCAGAATGGGAACCTCGACATCTGA